The following are encoded in a window of Aerococcus sanguinicola genomic DNA:
- a CDS encoding HesB/YadR/YfhF family protein — protein MDIQVSDAAVKFFKDEVAPGPGQGIRIYGKVYGSTNVHDNYSVGILVEAPQNVFAQVEKDGLLIFAEDEDQWFFEDYNLEIDYDAEEDVPTYYFISSNPEEAAKQREVDAQSGASAH, from the coding sequence ATGGATATTCAAGTGAGTGACGCGGCGGTAAAGTTCTTTAAAGATGAAGTGGCACCAGGCCCCGGTCAAGGCATTCGCATTTATGGTAAAGTCTATGGGTCTACCAATGTGCATGACAACTATTCCGTGGGGATCTTAGTTGAAGCGCCGCAAAATGTTTTTGCCCAGGTAGAAAAAGATGGCTTGCTGATCTTTGCTGAGGATGAAGACCAGTGGTTCTTTGAAGATTATAATTTAGAAATTGATTACGATGCTGAAGAAGATGTGCCAACTTACTACTTTATCAGTTCTAATCCTGAAGAAGCCGCCAAGCAGCGAGAAGTCGATGCCCAATCTGGCGCTTCCGCCCATTAA
- a CDS encoding OsmC family protein: protein MTKMHVQAEVLENLHLKLSVDGHDYELDHDLPDSDYQPQATSPAGALLIGLAGCKLMLAQSYLRSRKLEGVTVSLDLEANLGRDDQKHRNLLADVKLNIDGDLTDKQRKNLQRYVDSQCAVEQIILSDSNRIQTHYQFN, encoded by the coding sequence ATGACTAAGATGCATGTCCAAGCTGAAGTGCTTGAAAACTTACATTTAAAGCTGTCCGTCGATGGCCACGACTATGAACTCGACCACGATTTACCAGACTCTGACTACCAGCCCCAAGCCACAAGCCCAGCTGGTGCCCTCTTGATCGGTCTAGCTGGCTGCAAGCTCATGCTGGCTCAATCCTACTTGCGCAGTCGCAAGCTCGAAGGCGTGACGGTCTCTCTCGACCTAGAAGCCAATTTAGGCCGAGATGACCAAAAACACCGCAATCTGCTGGCGGATGTGAAGCTCAATATTGACGGTGACTTGACCGACAAGCAAAGAAAGAACCTCCAGCGCTACGTGGACAGCCAATGCGCTGTTGAACAGATTATCTTAAGTGACAGCAACCGCATTCAAACCCACTACCAGTTTAATTAA
- a CDS encoding VIT1/CCC1 transporter family protein produces MASEVQNFNRGEGLKSMVYGGLDGIITTFAVVAGAIGGDLNMEVILILGFANLLADGISMAIGDYLSSKSERAYDDFERLEIAKILEKDPELNQTHIQEVYENKGLSSQQAQIIAEKLVQHDVDTQMKVLSVGEEEASQPLTNACITFFSFAFFGLFPLIIFILAYFNEDFVPYSFSISILMTFVTLFILGVSKASVTKENSFKSGMEMLVIGGLAALAAYGIGSILASI; encoded by the coding sequence AAGTCCATGGTTTATGGCGGTTTGGATGGAATTATTACAACCTTTGCTGTGGTGGCAGGGGCTATCGGGGGAGACCTCAATATGGAGGTGATCCTTATCCTAGGCTTTGCTAATCTCTTGGCGGATGGTATCTCCATGGCTATCGGCGATTATTTATCCAGTAAGTCAGAGCGAGCTTATGATGATTTTGAGCGCTTGGAAATAGCAAAAATCCTTGAAAAAGATCCTGAACTCAACCAAACTCACATTCAAGAAGTCTATGAAAATAAGGGTTTATCCAGCCAACAAGCCCAGATTATTGCTGAAAAACTAGTCCAGCATGATGTCGATACCCAGATGAAGGTCCTCTCTGTAGGAGAAGAAGAGGCTTCCCAGCCCTTAACCAATGCCTGCATTACCTTCTTTTCCTTTGCCTTCTTCGGTCTCTTTCCGCTCATCATCTTTATCCTGGCATACTTTAATGAAGATTTTGTTCCTTATAGCTTCAGTATTTCTATCCTGATGACCTTTGTCACGCTCTTTATCTTAGGGGTGTCTAAGGCTTCGGTTACCAAGGAAAATAGCTTCAAGTCCGGCATGGAAATGCTAGTAATCGGTGGACTTGCCGCCCTAGCTGCTTATGGGATTGGCAGTATCTTGGCCAGTATTTAA